The Cryptosporangium minutisporangium genome includes a region encoding these proteins:
- the purU gene encoding formyltetrahydrofolate deformylase gives MSESSFTGRLAASPQPQFVLTLSCADRSGIVHAVAGQLAGAGCNILESQQFGDPFTGRFFMRVHISGPPGRGAPELREQFAPVATEFGMDWEVHDLAVRPRVLILVSKLGHCLNDLLFRRETGALKIDVPAIVSNHPDFAALARWHGVPFHHLPVTPDTKPEAEAKLRALVDEHQIDLVVLARYMQVLSDDLCRDLTGRAINIHHSFLPSFKGARPYHQAHARGVKLIGATAHYVTAALDEGPIIEQEVARVDHTDAPEDMVAVGRDVECLALSRAVRWHVEHRILLNGDRTVVFR, from the coding sequence GTGTCCGAATCGTCCTTCACCGGCCGGCTGGCGGCGAGCCCTCAGCCGCAGTTCGTCCTCACGCTCTCCTGCGCCGACCGGTCCGGCATCGTCCACGCGGTCGCCGGGCAGCTCGCCGGCGCGGGCTGCAACATCCTGGAGAGCCAGCAGTTCGGGGACCCGTTCACCGGCCGGTTCTTCATGCGCGTCCACATCTCCGGCCCGCCCGGCCGCGGCGCCCCGGAGCTGCGTGAGCAGTTCGCTCCGGTGGCGACCGAGTTCGGCATGGACTGGGAGGTGCACGACCTGGCCGTCCGGCCGCGAGTGCTGATCCTGGTCAGCAAGCTCGGACACTGCCTGAACGACCTGCTGTTCCGGCGGGAGACCGGCGCGTTGAAGATCGACGTCCCGGCGATCGTGTCGAACCACCCGGACTTCGCGGCGCTGGCGCGCTGGCACGGAGTGCCGTTCCACCACCTGCCGGTGACCCCGGACACCAAGCCGGAGGCGGAGGCCAAGCTCCGCGCGCTCGTCGACGAGCACCAGATCGACCTGGTGGTCCTCGCCCGGTACATGCAGGTGCTCTCCGACGACCTCTGCCGGGACCTGACCGGACGTGCGATCAACATCCATCACTCGTTCCTGCCGAGCTTCAAGGGCGCCCGCCCGTACCACCAGGCGCACGCGCGCGGCGTCAAGCTCATCGGGGCGACCGCTCACTACGTGACCGCCGCACTCGACGAGGGGCCGATCATCGAGCAGGAGGTCGCCCGGGTCGATCACACCGACGCCCCGGAAGACATGGTCGCGGTCGGCCGGGACGTGGAGTGCCTGGCGCTCTCCCGCGCGGTCCGCTGGCACGTCGAGCACCGCATCCTCCTCAACGGCGACCGCACGGTGGTCTTCCGTTAG
- a CDS encoding heme o synthase has translation MTAQLETPTPPAPSRLSPLGVVKAYVALTKPRIIETLLVSTVPTMLLAEQGMPSLWLIVATVLGGTLAAGSANALNCYIDRDIDEKMSRTKRRPLAQHTVAPRSALIFGITLGVIAVAFLWWQTNALAAGLALAAILFYVLVYTAVLKRRTSQNIVWGGAAGCMPVLIGWAAVTGSLSWAPLVLFGVIFFWTPPHYWPLAMKFRADYAKAGVPMLPVVAAPRVVTGQILAYSWAMVVCSLLLWPLATGWIYGLTALVLGGWFLVEAHRLNRQVRRELKVKPMRLFHLSITYLTLLFLAVAVDALIS, from the coding sequence ATGACTGCTCAGCTCGAGACGCCGACCCCTCCGGCACCGTCGCGCCTCAGCCCTCTCGGCGTCGTCAAGGCCTACGTCGCGCTGACCAAGCCGCGCATCATCGAGACGCTGCTGGTCTCCACGGTTCCGACCATGCTGCTCGCCGAGCAGGGCATGCCCTCGCTCTGGCTGATCGTGGCGACCGTCCTCGGCGGCACGCTCGCCGCGGGCAGTGCGAACGCGCTCAACTGCTACATCGACCGGGACATCGACGAGAAGATGTCCCGGACGAAGCGCCGTCCGCTGGCGCAGCACACCGTGGCGCCGCGTAGCGCGCTGATCTTCGGCATCACGCTCGGTGTGATCGCGGTGGCGTTCCTCTGGTGGCAGACGAACGCGCTGGCCGCGGGTCTCGCCCTCGCGGCGATCCTGTTCTACGTGCTCGTCTACACCGCGGTGCTCAAGCGGCGCACCAGCCAGAACATCGTCTGGGGCGGCGCGGCCGGCTGCATGCCGGTGCTGATCGGCTGGGCCGCGGTCACCGGTTCGCTGAGCTGGGCTCCGCTGGTGCTGTTCGGCGTCATCTTCTTCTGGACGCCGCCGCACTACTGGCCGCTGGCGATGAAGTTCCGCGCCGACTACGCGAAGGCCGGCGTCCCGATGCTGCCCGTGGTGGCGGCGCCGAGGGTCGTCACCGGTCAGATCCTGGCGTACTCGTGGGCGATGGTGGTCTGCTCGCTGCTGCTCTGGCCGCTGGCCACCGGGTGGATCTACGGGCTCACCGCGCTGGTGCTCGGTGGGTGGTTCCTGGTCGAGGCGCACCGGCTCAACCGGCAGGTCCGGCGGGAGCTCAAGGTCAAGCCGATGCGGCTGTTCCACCTCTCGATCACGTACCTCACGTTGTTGTTCCTCGCCGTCGCCGTAGACGCCCTGATCTCGTAA
- the sufD gene encoding Fe-S cluster assembly protein SufD: protein MLAGAHSHGGPVGGKPPASKAVALRSYDVADFPRLTGREEEWRFTPLGRLRGLHDSSAEPAADALSERVGITGGGELPAGVTVEHVSTDDPRVGSALVPFDRPSAEAYGKVAQATVVRVAPNTVVDGMLLVDVTGRDAGGASYRHTVLDVGANAEVKFLLDQHGNVALADNVEIVVGDNASVTVVTRADWEPDSVQLQHQRVKLGRDGRLTHIAVTLGGDLIRQYTSVEFTGRGGEIDAYGIYFADSGQHLEHRLFVDHSVPDCRSNVVYRGALQGADAHTVWVGDVLIQDEATGTDTYEINRNLILTDGARADSVPNLEIETGEIVGAGHASATGRFDDEQLFYLQSRGIPADEARRLVVRGFFAEITQKIGEPELVESITQAVDARLAKAGA from the coding sequence GTGCTCGCCGGAGCGCACAGCCATGGTGGGCCGGTCGGCGGCAAGCCGCCGGCCAGCAAGGCCGTGGCGCTGCGCTCTTACGACGTGGCCGACTTCCCCCGGCTGACCGGCCGGGAGGAGGAGTGGCGGTTCACGCCGCTCGGCCGCCTCCGTGGCCTGCACGACAGCAGCGCCGAACCGGCCGCCGACGCCCTCTCCGAGCGCGTCGGAATCACGGGCGGCGGCGAGCTGCCGGCCGGTGTCACCGTCGAGCACGTCAGCACCGACGACCCGCGGGTCGGCAGTGCGCTGGTCCCGTTCGACCGTCCGTCCGCCGAGGCCTACGGCAAGGTCGCGCAGGCAACCGTCGTCCGCGTCGCGCCGAACACCGTCGTCGACGGCATGCTGCTCGTCGACGTCACCGGCCGGGACGCTGGTGGCGCGAGCTACCGCCACACGGTGCTCGACGTCGGGGCGAACGCCGAAGTGAAGTTCCTGCTCGACCAGCACGGCAACGTGGCGCTCGCCGACAACGTCGAGATCGTCGTCGGCGACAACGCGAGCGTCACGGTCGTCACCCGGGCCGACTGGGAGCCCGACTCGGTGCAGCTCCAGCACCAGCGCGTGAAGCTCGGCCGGGACGGTCGGCTCACCCACATCGCGGTGACGCTCGGCGGTGACCTGATCCGGCAGTACACGTCGGTCGAGTTCACTGGCCGCGGCGGCGAGATCGACGCCTACGGCATCTACTTCGCCGACTCTGGGCAGCATCTCGAGCACCGCCTGTTCGTCGACCACTCGGTGCCCGACTGCCGCTCGAACGTCGTGTACCGCGGCGCACTGCAGGGTGCCGACGCCCACACCGTCTGGGTCGGCGACGTGCTGATCCAGGACGAGGCGACCGGCACCGACACGTACGAGATCAACCGGAACCTCATCCTCACCGACGGCGCCCGCGCCGACTCGGTGCCGAACCTGGAGATCGAGACCGGCGAGATCGTCGGCGCCGGCCACGCCAGCGCGACCGGTCGATTCGACGACGAGCAGCTGTTCTACCTGCAGTCCCGGGGCATCCCGGCGGACGAGGCCCGGCGCCTGGTCGTTCGCGGCTTCTTCGCCGAGATCACCCAGAAGATCGGCGAACCGGAGCTGGTCGAGTCCATCACCCAGGCCGTCGACGCGCGGCTGGCCAAGGCAGGCGCCTGA
- a CDS encoding helix-turn-helix transcriptional regulator, with product MKNVEPLVRTAGVLSPTAGPAMPGADVRTRDRVARLLLEEGAATTADLSERLGLTPAAVRRHLDAMLAEGRVVSRERPGRGPRGRGRPAKEFVLTDAGRQSFPHTYDDLAAEVLRFLARQHGGDAVTTFAEERVRVLEERCRAAMADAGDDPLAKAEALADALSAEGYAASASALAGGGQLCQHHCPVAQVAAEFPQLCEAETAVISRLLGSHVQRLATIAHGDGVCTTHIPAPSHHQTHTRPGRTSS from the coding sequence GTGAAAAACGTCGAGCCGCTCGTGCGGACTGCCGGGGTGCTGTCACCCACGGCCGGTCCGGCGATGCCAGGGGCCGACGTCCGCACCCGTGATCGGGTCGCCCGGCTGCTCCTCGAGGAGGGGGCCGCAACCACGGCCGACCTCAGCGAGCGCCTGGGCCTGACGCCGGCCGCGGTGCGCCGCCATCTGGACGCGATGCTCGCCGAAGGGCGCGTGGTGAGCCGGGAGCGGCCGGGCCGCGGTCCGCGCGGCCGCGGGCGCCCGGCGAAGGAGTTCGTGCTCACCGACGCGGGCCGACAGTCGTTCCCGCACACCTACGACGACTTGGCCGCCGAAGTTCTGCGGTTCCTCGCCCGTCAGCACGGCGGGGACGCCGTCACGACGTTCGCCGAAGAGCGGGTCCGGGTACTCGAAGAGCGGTGCCGGGCAGCGATGGCCGACGCGGGCGACGATCCGCTGGCCAAGGCCGAGGCACTCGCCGACGCGTTGTCGGCCGAGGGCTACGCTGCCAGCGCGTCGGCACTGGCCGGCGGCGGGCAGCTGTGCCAGCACCACTGCCCGGTCGCACAGGTCGCCGCCGAGTTCCCGCAGCTCTGCGAGGCCGAGACCGCGGTGATCTCGCGGTTGCTCGGCAGCCACGTCCAACGTCTCGCGACGATCGCCCACGGCGACGGCGTGTGCACGACACACATACCTGCACCATCGCACCACCAGACCCACACCCGTCCCGGGAGGACGTCCTCATGA
- a CDS encoding COX15/CtaA family protein, protein MSTATADAAGSATAPAPPPRRGPSWLEALRDAPRLVRWLAFATIVGNAVVVLTGVAVRLSDSGLGCPTWPKCTDDSYTNTPEYGIHGYIEFGNRLLTIVLSAIVGAAIIVVLLQRVRRRSLIWLALAQFGGIVAQAVVGGITVLTGLNPWTVSAHFLVSMGLIYAGYVFWHRTGEGDGPREWRVSVPLRWVARGIVLAAAATIVIGTVVTGSGPHSGDGDAPRTGFDPALVSQLHADAVFLLIGLTIGGMLALRAHPEVRRAVTVLLVIELLQGVIGYVQYFTQLPVLLVALHVLGAAVLWVAAVHVLFSIRVRPVVASSTATQPAVPQPA, encoded by the coding sequence ATGAGTACCGCGACCGCCGACGCCGCCGGCTCCGCGACCGCGCCCGCCCCTCCCCCGCGGCGGGGTCCGAGCTGGCTGGAGGCCCTCCGGGATGCGCCCCGGCTGGTGCGGTGGCTCGCGTTCGCGACGATCGTCGGCAACGCCGTGGTCGTGCTGACCGGCGTCGCGGTGCGGCTGTCCGACTCGGGCCTGGGATGTCCGACGTGGCCCAAGTGCACCGACGACAGCTACACGAACACCCCCGAGTACGGGATCCACGGGTACATCGAGTTCGGCAACCGCCTACTGACGATCGTCCTCTCGGCGATCGTCGGCGCGGCGATCATCGTGGTCCTGCTCCAGCGGGTCCGCCGCCGGTCGCTGATCTGGCTGGCGCTGGCCCAGTTCGGCGGCATCGTGGCCCAGGCGGTGGTCGGCGGCATCACGGTGCTGACCGGCCTCAACCCCTGGACGGTGTCGGCCCACTTCCTGGTCTCGATGGGCCTGATCTACGCCGGCTACGTTTTCTGGCACCGCACCGGCGAGGGCGACGGCCCGCGGGAGTGGCGGGTCTCGGTGCCGCTGCGCTGGGTCGCGCGCGGGATCGTGCTGGCCGCCGCCGCGACGATCGTCATCGGCACCGTCGTGACCGGCAGCGGACCGCACTCCGGGGACGGCGACGCGCCGCGGACCGGGTTCGACCCGGCCCTGGTCAGCCAGTTGCACGCGGACGCCGTCTTCCTGCTGATCGGGCTGACGATCGGCGGCATGCTGGCGTTGCGGGCGCACCCCGAGGTCCGGCGGGCGGTCACCGTGCTGCTCGTGATCGAGTTGCTCCAGGGCGTCATCGGCTATGTGCAGTACTTCACCCAGCTGCCGGTCCTGCTCGTCGCCCTGCACGTCCTCGGCGCGGCGGTGCTCTGGGTCGCGGCGGTGCACGTGCTGTTCTCGATCCGGGTACGGCCCGTGGTGGCCTCCTCCACGGCGACGCAACCCGCGGTACCCCAGCCGGCCTGA
- a CDS encoding non-heme iron oxygenase ferredoxin subunit — protein MAFVRVCAVSDLDADTPLAVVVEGEPVAVIHTDGEYFAIRDVCSHADVPLSEGDVEDCSIECWLHGSRFDLRSGKPTGLPATKPVPVYPVRVDGDDVLVSLTTNQEFPQ, from the coding sequence ATGGCGTTCGTCCGAGTGTGTGCGGTCTCCGACCTCGACGCGGACACCCCGCTCGCGGTGGTGGTGGAGGGCGAGCCGGTGGCGGTCATCCACACCGACGGCGAGTATTTCGCGATCCGCGACGTCTGCTCGCACGCCGACGTCCCGCTCTCCGAGGGCGACGTCGAGGACTGCTCGATCGAGTGCTGGCTGCACGGATCCCGGTTCGACCTGCGCTCGGGCAAACCGACCGGCCTACCGGCGACCAAGCCGGTGCCCGTCTACCCGGTGCGGGTCGACGGCGACGACGTTCTTGTATCTCTGACCACGAACCAGGAGTTCCCCCAGTGA
- the sufC gene encoding Fe-S cluster assembly ATPase SufC — MSTLEIRDLHVSVQTGSEESKPILRGVDLTVKSGETHAIMGPNGSGKSTLAYSIAGHPKYTVTSGSVLLDGEDVLAMAVDERARAGLFLAMQYPVEVPGVSVSNFLRTAATAIRGEAPKLRTWVKEVKGAMEQLGVDQSFAERNVNEGFSGGEKKRHEILQLELLKPKIAILDETDSGLDIDALKTVSEGVNRARANGDIGTLLITHYTRILRYIRPDFVHVFVGGRIVEEGGSELADELEESGYERFITAAGAVS, encoded by the coding sequence GTGAGCACGCTCGAGATCCGCGACCTGCACGTCAGCGTCCAGACCGGCTCAGAGGAATCGAAGCCGATCCTGCGCGGGGTCGACCTCACCGTGAAGTCGGGGGAGACGCACGCGATCATGGGGCCGAACGGCTCCGGTAAGTCCACGCTGGCCTACTCGATCGCCGGCCACCCGAAGTACACGGTGACCAGCGGTTCGGTGCTGCTCGACGGCGAGGACGTCCTCGCGATGGCGGTGGACGAGCGGGCGCGCGCCGGCCTGTTCCTCGCGATGCAGTACCCGGTCGAGGTGCCCGGCGTCTCGGTCTCCAACTTCCTGCGTACCGCGGCCACCGCGATCCGGGGTGAGGCGCCGAAGCTGCGCACCTGGGTCAAGGAGGTCAAGGGCGCGATGGAGCAGCTCGGCGTCGACCAGTCGTTCGCCGAGCGCAACGTCAACGAGGGCTTCTCCGGCGGCGAGAAGAAGCGGCACGAGATCCTCCAGCTCGAGCTGCTCAAGCCGAAGATCGCGATCCTCGACGAGACCGACTCCGGCCTCGACATCGACGCGCTGAAGACCGTCTCCGAGGGCGTCAACCGGGCCCGCGCGAACGGCGACATCGGCACGCTGCTGATCACGCACTACACCCGGATCCTGCGGTACATCCGCCCGGACTTCGTGCACGTGTTCGTCGGTGGCCGGATCGTCGAAGAGGGCGGCTCGGAGCTCGCGGACGAGCTGGAGGAGTCGGGCTACGAGCGGTTCATCACAGCCGCGGGGGCGGTCTCATGA
- a CDS encoding AAC(3) family N-acetyltransferase has translation MPAPAPARHSGPAERATTATSRARTPAPRTRRTLAADLRALGVRSGDVLLVHTALSALGWVAGREQAVILALQDAVGPSGTLVVPTQTGSNSDPAEWQAPAVPPDWWETIRAQLPGFDPARTPSDGMGWLPETLRSWPGAVRSAHPQTSFAALGPAATTLLARHDLDCRFGDRSPLAALAAAGARVLLLGAGYDACTAFHLGEARSAGAPRERLACAVLDENGASRWTSYVDVVADERDFPALGAAWEATGAVTQGVVGSARTRLFDLDAAARFASAWIPVHRAGWRS, from the coding sequence ATGCCCGCGCCCGCGCCCGCGCGCCACTCCGGTCCGGCCGAGCGCGCCACGACGGCGACCTCGCGNGCGCGCACGCCCGCACCGCGGACGCGGCGGACGCTCGCCGCCGACCTGCGCGCGCTGGGCGTCCGATCGGGTGACGTGCTGCTGGTGCACACCGCGCTCTCCGCGCTGGGCTGGGTCGCCGGGCGCGAGCAGGCGGTGATCCTCGCGCTGCAGGACGCGGTCGGTCCGTCCGGGACCCTGGTCGTACCGACGCAGACCGGAAGCAACTCCGACCCGGCCGAGTGGCAGGCACCGGCGGTACCACCGGACTGGTGGGAGACGATCCGCGCGCAGCTCCCCGGCTTCGACCCGGCACGGACGCCGAGCGACGGCATGGGCTGGCTCCCCGAAACACTGCGCTCCTGGCCGGGCGCGGTCCGCAGCGCCCACCCGCAGACGTCGTTCGCCGCGCTCGGCCCGGCGGCGACGACGCTGCTCGCGCGGCACGACCTCGACTGCCGCTTCGGCGACCGGTCGCCGCTCGCCGCGCTCGCCGCCGCCGGGGCGCGCGTGCTGCTGCTCGGCGCCGGCTACGACGCCTGCACGGCGTTCCACCTCGGCGAAGCGCGGTCGGCCGGCGCACCGCGGGAGCGGCTGGCCTGCGCGGTGCTCGACGAGAACGGCGCGTCCCGGTGGACCAGCTACGTCGACGTGGTGGCCGACGAGCGCGACTTCCCGGCGCTCGGCGCGGCGTGGGAGGCCACCGGGGCGGTCACCCAGGGCGTCGTCGGTTCGGCGCGGACCCGCCTCTTCGACCTGGACGCCGCGGCGCGCTTCGCGTCCGCCTGGATCCCGGTGCACCGCGCCGGCTGGCGCTCTTAG
- a CDS encoding oxidoreductase, translating to MARWTTADIPAQDGRTAIVTGANSGLGYRTAEALARAGASVVLACRNAEKGADAVRRLKAAVPDAADRVEVRSLDLADLDSVRAFAAATTGLVDLLVNNAGIMTLPTRRTTAQGFEMQFGTNHLGHFALTGLLLPRLLDRPGSRVVTVSSIMHKRGKASQLDDPQSERAYSPAAAYSFSKLANAWFTLELDRRLRAAGAPTISVGAHPGYTATNLQTTGPQADGVTIVARVMAAATTVLGQSDAMGALPSLRAATDPAVQGGEYYGPSGPGELRGHPVRAKYTATGRDQAAARRLWEESERLTEVTIPLTV from the coding sequence ATGGCTCGCTGGACCACCGCCGACATCCCGGCCCAGGACGGCCGAACCGCGATCGTGACCGGTGCGAACAGCGGCCTCGGCTACCGCACGGCCGAGGCGCTGGCCCGTGCCGGAGCGTCCGTCGTGCTGGCCTGCCGGAACGCGGAGAAGGGCGCGGACGCGGTGCGGCGTCTGAAGGCTGCGGTGCCGGACGCGGCCGACCGCGTCGAGGTGCGCTCACTCGACCTGGCCGACCTCGACTCGGTCCGCGCGTTCGCCGCGGCGACGACCGGCCTGGTGGACCTGCTGGTCAACAACGCGGGCATCATGACGCTCCCGACCCGGCGCACGACCGCGCAGGGCTTCGAGATGCAGTTCGGCACCAACCACCTGGGCCACTTCGCGCTCACCGGCCTGCTGCTGCCGCGCCTGCTCGACCGGCCGGGCTCCCGCGTCGTGACCGTGAGCAGCATCATGCACAAGCGCGGGAAGGCCTCCCAGCTCGACGACCCGCAGAGCGAGCGCGCATACTCGCCTGCGGCCGCGTACAGCTTCTCCAAGCTCGCCAACGCCTGGTTCACGCTCGAGCTCGACCGTCGGCTGCGCGCGGCGGGCGCTCCGACGATCAGCGTCGGCGCCCACCCCGGCTACACCGCGACGAACCTCCAGACCACCGGCCCGCAGGCCGACGGCGTCACGATCGTCGCTCGGGTGATGGCGGCCGCGACGACGGTCCTCGGCCAGTCCGACGCGATGGGCGCATTGCCGTCGCTGCGAGCCGCGACCGACCCGGCCGTCCAGGGCGGGGAGTACTACGGCCCGAGCGGCCCGGGAGAGCTCCGGGGCCACCCGGTCCGCGCGAAGTACACGGCCACCGGCCGGGACCAGGCCGCCGCGCGTCGTCTGTGGGAAGAGTCCGAGCGGCTCACCGAGGTGACGATCCCGCTGACGGTCTGA
- a CDS encoding TetR family transcriptional regulator translates to MRNHRAPLRERTRAAIRDQLADTALTLFVARGFDRVTIDDLVAATGVSRRSFFRYFASKEDIVLGFMTDLAESLVHALAERPADEGVWESLRRACDPAVARYAHDAERMLALFGLFEQTPSLRARHAEKHLHCHAGLTGELAGRLGVDPAEDLRPAVWAGSALAALQAALDAWAAHPQRPIEALLDEAFAALPRAA, encoded by the coding sequence GTGAGGAACCACCGAGCACCGTTGCGGGAGCGGACCAGGGCCGCGATCCGGGATCAGCTCGCGGACACCGCGCTGACGCTGTTCGTGGCGCGCGGGTTCGACCGGGTGACGATCGACGACCTGGTCGCGGCCACCGGGGTCTCGCGGCGGAGCTTCTTCCGCTACTTCGCGAGCAAGGAAGACATCGTGCTCGGGTTCATGACCGACCTGGCGGAGTCACTCGTGCACGCGCTGGCCGAGCGGCCGGCGGACGAGGGTGTGTGGGAGTCGCTGCGCCGCGCCTGCGATCCGGCGGTCGCCCGGTACGCGCACGACGCCGAGCGCATGCTGGCGCTGTTCGGGCTGTTCGAGCAGACCCCGTCGCTGCGGGCCAGGCACGCGGAGAAGCACCTGCACTGCCACGCGGGGCTCACCGGTGAGCTGGCCGGGCGACTGGGGGTGGATCCCGCGGAGGACCTGCGCCCGGCGGTCTGGGCGGGGAGTGCGCTGGCGGCGCTGCAGGCCGCCCTCGACGCCTGGGCCGCCCACCCCCAGCGCCCCATCGAGGCCCTCCTCGACGAGGCGTTCGCCGCCCTCCCCCGCGCCGCCTGA
- the sufB gene encoding Fe-S cluster assembly protein SufB: MTAITPENRSEAGAPVATVPLTQDEQIAALGNYQFGWADSDVAGAAAQRGLSEAVVRDISAKKNEPEWMLRRRLRGLTLFHKKPMPDWGADLGDIDFDNIKYFVRSTEKQATSWEELPEDIKNTYDKLGIPEAEKQRLVSGVAAQYESEVVYHKIREDLEEQGVVFMDTDTALREHEDIFKEYFGSVIPVGDNKFAALNTATWSGGSFIYVPKGVHVEIPLQAYFRINTENMGQFERTLIIVDEGAYVHYVEGCTAPIYTSDSLHSAVVEIIVKKNARCRYTTIQNWSNNVYNLVTKRAVCHEGATMEWIDGNIGSKVTMKYPAVFMTGEHAKGEVLSIAFAGEGQHQDAGAKMVHAAPHTSSTIVSKSVARGGGRTSYRGLVQVLDGAVGSKSTVKCDALLVDTISRSDTYPYVDVREDDVAMGHEATVSKISDDQLFYLMSRGLTEDEAMAMIVRGFVEPIARELPMEYALELNRLIELQMEGAVG, encoded by the coding sequence ATGACCGCCATCACGCCCGAGAACCGCTCGGAGGCCGGCGCGCCCGTCGCGACGGTCCCCCTCACGCAGGACGAGCAGATCGCGGCGCTGGGCAACTATCAGTTCGGCTGGGCCGACTCCGACGTCGCCGGCGCCGCCGCGCAGCGTGGGCTCTCCGAAGCGGTCGTCCGGGACATCTCGGCCAAGAAGAACGAGCCCGAGTGGATGCTCCGGCGCCGCCTTCGTGGCCTGACGCTGTTCCACAAGAAGCCGATGCCGGACTGGGGCGCCGACCTCGGTGACATCGACTTCGACAACATCAAGTACTTCGTCCGCTCCACCGAGAAGCAGGCGACCAGCTGGGAAGAGCTTCCCGAGGACATCAAGAACACCTACGACAAGCTGGGCATCCCCGAGGCGGAGAAGCAGCGGCTGGTCTCCGGTGTCGCGGCTCAGTACGAGTCCGAGGTCGTCTACCACAAGATCCGGGAAGACCTCGAGGAGCAGGGCGTGGTGTTCATGGACACCGACACCGCGCTGCGCGAGCACGAGGACATCTTCAAGGAGTACTTCGGCTCGGTGATCCCGGTCGGTGACAACAAGTTCGCCGCGCTGAACACCGCCACCTGGTCCGGTGGCTCGTTCATCTACGTGCCGAAGGGCGTGCACGTCGAGATCCCGCTGCAGGCCTACTTCCGGATCAACACCGAGAACATGGGCCAGTTCGAGCGGACGCTGATCATCGTCGACGAGGGCGCCTACGTGCACTACGTCGAGGGCTGCACCGCGCCGATCTACACCTCGGACTCGCTGCACTCCGCGGTCGTCGAGATCATCGTCAAGAAGAACGCCCGCTGCCGTTACACGACCATTCAGAACTGGTCGAACAACGTCTACAACCTGGTCACCAAGCGCGCGGTCTGCCACGAGGGCGCGACCATGGAGTGGATCGACGGCAACATCGGCTCCAAGGTGACGATGAAGTACCCGGCGGTCTTCATGACCGGCGAGCACGCCAAGGGTGAGGTGCTCTCGATCGCGTTCGCGGGCGAGGGCCAGCACCAGGACGCCGGCGCCAAGATGGTGCACGCCGCGCCGCACACCTCGTCGACCATCGTGAGCAAGTCGGTCGCCCGGGGCGGTGGCCGGACCTCCTACCGCGGCCTCGTCCAGGTCCTCGACGGCGCGGTCGGCTCGAAGTCGACGGTGAAGTGCGACGCGCTGCTCGTCGACACGATCAGCCGGTCCGACACCTACCCGTACGTCGACGTCCGCGAGGACGACGTGGCGATGGGGCACGAGGCGACGGTCTCGAAGATCAGCGACGACCAGCTCTTCTACCTGATGAGCCGGGGCCTGACCGAGGACGAGGCGATGGCGATGATCGTCCGCGGCTTCGTCGAGCCGATCGCCCGCGAGCTCCCGATGGAGTACGCGCTGGAGCTGAACCGGCTGATCGAGCTCCAAATGGAAGGCGCAGTCGGTTAG